In Rattus norvegicus strain BN/NHsdMcwi chromosome 1, GRCr8, whole genome shotgun sequence, a genomic segment contains:
- the Olr385 gene encoding olfactory receptor 52B4: MSFSYKEKKRKNSVTGGLTSAEVFLGVTTLNRTVVSHTVFRLLGIPGLEDQHMWISIPFFVSYVTALLGNSLLIFVILTRTSLHGLMYFFLCMLAGADIVLSTSTVPQALSIFWFHAGQISLDRCITQLFFLHSTFITESGILLVMAFDRYIAICYPLRYSTVLTNSLIGKIGMTIFLRSYGTIFPIIFLLKRLTFCKNNIIPHTYCEHIGLAKYACNNIRVNMWCGFSVLISTVVLDVVLIFLSYVLILRSIFRMPSQDARHEALNTCGSHVCVIILFYGPGIFTTLTQRFGRHIPPHIHILLANVCILVPPMLNPIIYGIKTKQIQEQIVHVLFTNYK; encoded by the exons ATGAGCTTTAGTtacaaggaaaagaagaggaaaaa CTCTGTAACTGGAGGATTGACATCTGCAGAAGTTTTTCTGGGTGTGACTACTTTAAACCGCACTGTTGTAAGTCACACAGTCTTCCGCTTGCTGGGCATCCCCGGACTAGAGGACCAGCACATGTGGATTTCCATCCCCTTCTTCGTTTCCTATGTCACTGCCCTGCTTGGGAACAGCCTGCTCATCTTTGTTATCCTCACAAGAACCAGTCTCCATGGActcatgtacttcttcctctgcATGCTGGCGGGGGCAGACATTGTGCTGTCCACATCCACAGTTCCCCAGGCCTTGTCCATCTTCTGGTTCCATGCCGGGCAGATCTCCCTGGATCGCTGCATCACTCAGCTCTTCTTTCTCCACTCCACCTTCATCACTGAGTCTGGGATCTTGCTGGTGATGGCCTTTGACCGCTACATTGCCATTTGTTACCCCCTGAGATATAGCACCGTTCTCACAAATTCCCTGATTGGGAAAATTGGAATGACCATCTTTCTGAGAAGCTATGGTACAATTTTCCCCATAATATTTCTTCTGAAAAGACTAACTTTTTGCAAAAATAATATTATTCCACACACCTATTGTGAACACATAGGCTTGGCTAAATATGCTTGCAACAATATCCGAGTAAACATGTGGTGTGGGTTTTCTGTCCTCATATCCACAGTGGTCTTAGATGTTgtgttaatttttctttcctatgTGCTGATCCTCCGATCCATCTTCCGCATGCCTTCCCAGGATGCTCGCCACGAAGCTCTCAACACATGTGGCTCCCATGTCTGCGTCATTATCCTCTTCTATGGCCCTGGGATCTTCACAACACTTACACAGAGGTTTGGGCGCCACATCCCACCTCACATCCACATCCTGTTGGCTAATGTCTGCATTCTGGTTCCACCTATGCTGAACCCTATCATTTACGGAATCAAGACCAAGCAAATCCAGGAGCAGATTGTTCATGTCTTGTTTACAAACTATAAGTGA